One window of the Mycobacterium xenopi genome contains the following:
- a CDS encoding MCE family protein: MTPMKQSKMRIPLYIEGLAFLLLGALVLTLVYLQFRGDLKPRTTLTLVTSRAGLLMDPGSKVTYNGVEIGWVEDISEFEHRSEPAAKLVLNVNPKYIKLIPANVVANIEAATIFGNKYVAFSSPRNPTLRRISPHDVIDVRSVTTEFNTLFETLTSIAEKVDPIKLNATLAALAQALDGLGGKFGASISNSNDILAQLNPKMPQIRYDVRQIANLAEVYIKASPDLWGFLQNAVTTARTLTQQQGDVDAALLSAVGVGDTGREILQRGGPYLQRGAADLVPTAQLLDAYSPELFCMIRTIHDLVPKVAKAVGGNGYSLSGTGTVLAAPNPYIYPDNLPRVNARGGPGGAPGCWQTITRQLWPAPYLVMDTAASIAPYNHVELGQPALNEYVWGRQYGEYTINP, from the coding sequence ATGACGCCGATGAAGCAAAGCAAGATGCGCATTCCACTGTACATCGAGGGTCTGGCGTTCTTGTTACTCGGCGCATTGGTGCTGACCCTAGTATATCTGCAGTTTCGCGGAGATCTTAAGCCAAGAACCACACTTACGTTGGTGACTTCGCGCGCAGGATTGCTGATGGATCCAGGGTCGAAGGTCACCTATAACGGAGTTGAAATCGGTTGGGTGGAAGACATATCGGAGTTCGAGCATCGTAGCGAGCCAGCTGCAAAGCTAGTGTTGAACGTCAATCCGAAATATATCAAGCTGATTCCGGCTAATGTGGTTGCAAACATCGAGGCTGCCACCATCTTTGGCAACAAGTATGTTGCGTTCAGTTCGCCTAGAAATCCGACTCTACGCCGGATCTCCCCGCACGACGTGATTGATGTACGTTCGGTGACTACAGAATTCAACACTTTGTTCGAAACTCTTACCTCAATCGCTGAGAAAGTCGACCCAATCAAACTGAACGCCACGTTGGCCGCGTTGGCGCAAGCACTGGACGGGTTGGGCGGTAAATTCGGCGCGTCGATCAGCAACAGCAATGACATTCTGGCGCAGCTGAATCCGAAGATGCCGCAAATTCGTTATGACGTGCGGCAGATCGCGAACCTGGCGGAGGTGTACATCAAGGCTTCACCAGATTTATGGGGCTTTTTGCAGAACGCGGTGACCACAGCGCGCACCCTGACTCAGCAACAGGGCGATGTGGACGCAGCATTGTTGTCAGCAGTGGGGGTGGGCGACACTGGCCGAGAAATCTTGCAGCGGGGCGGACCGTATCTACAGCGCGGCGCTGCAGATCTGGTGCCGACCGCTCAGCTGCTCGACGCGTACAGCCCCGAGCTGTTCTGCATGATTCGCACCATCCATGACCTCGTGCCCAAAGTCGCGAAAGCCGTCGGCGGCAACGGCTATTCGCTATCAGGCACCGGAACCGTCCTGGCCGCACCTAATCCGTACATCTATCCGGACAATCTGCCACGGGTGAATGCCAGAGGTGGGCCAGGCGGGGCACCGGGCTGCTGGCAGACCATCACCCGCCAATTATGGCCAGCGCCGTATCTGGTGATGGACACCGCTGCCAGCATCGCCCCATACAACCACGTCGAGCTCGGCCAGCCAGCGCTAAACGAATACGTCTGGGGCCGTCAATACGGGGAGTACACGATCAACCCATGA
- a CDS encoding MlaE family ABC transporter permease, producing MTTQAAITGYIRDQVQPGIDAVGGFYRMCVLTAKALFRPRFQWREMIQQGWFITSVSLLPTLAVSIPLTVLIVFTLNILLAEFGAADISGAGAALGAVTQLGPLTTVLVVAGAGSTAICADLGARTIREEIDAMEVLGIDPIYRLVVPRVVAATIVGTLLNGAVITIGLVGGFVFGVFIQHVSAGAYVGTLTLVTGLPEVVISVVKSATFGLIAGLVGCYRGLTTKGGPKGVGVAVNETLVLCVIALFAVNVVLTTIGVRFGTGR from the coding sequence ATGACAACCCAGGCTGCAATTACCGGCTATATCCGCGACCAGGTCCAGCCCGGTATCGATGCGGTTGGAGGCTTTTACCGGATGTGCGTGCTGACTGCCAAGGCGCTCTTCCGGCCGCGCTTCCAGTGGCGCGAGATGATCCAGCAGGGCTGGTTCATCACAAGTGTCTCGTTGCTGCCGACGCTTGCGGTCTCGATTCCGCTAACTGTGCTCATCGTCTTCACACTCAACATCCTGCTGGCTGAGTTCGGTGCCGCCGACATCTCCGGCGCGGGGGCGGCGTTGGGTGCGGTCACCCAGTTGGGCCCGCTGACCACGGTGCTGGTGGTGGCCGGCGCTGGGTCGACGGCCATCTGCGCCGACCTAGGTGCGCGCACCATCCGGGAGGAGATCGACGCGATGGAGGTCCTCGGCATCGACCCCATTTACCGACTGGTGGTGCCTCGGGTCGTCGCCGCGACCATCGTGGGCACCCTGCTCAACGGCGCCGTGATCACCATCGGTCTGGTCGGCGGCTTCGTGTTCGGCGTGTTCATCCAGCACGTTTCGGCCGGTGCGTACGTCGGCACCCTGACGCTGGTCACCGGATTGCCCGAGGTAGTCATCTCGGTGGTCAAGTCGGCTACATTCGGGCTCATCGCCGGCCTAGTCGGCTGTTATCGCGGCCTGACCACGAAGGGTGGCCCTAAAGGCGTCGGCGTCGCGGTCAACGAAACCTTGGTGTTGTGCGTGATCGCGTTATTCGCGGTGAACGTGGTGCTGACCACCATCGGTGTGCGTTTCGGGACAGGCCGCTGA
- a CDS encoding ABC transporter permease, which translates to MSTTVVLRARFPRAAASLDRYGGSAFRGLVEVGNLARFTRISVGHVVWALRRYRKETLRLIAEIGMGTGAMAVVGGTVAIIGLVTLSGGSLIAIQGFASLGNIGVEAFTGFFAALANTRVAAPIVAGVALAATVGAGATAQLGAMRISEEIDALEVMGIKSVAFLVSTRILGGLVVIVPLYALALDMAFTSGQVVTTVFYGQSNGTYEHYFRTFLRPEDVGWSVVQVVVMAVIVMITHCYYGYTASGGPVGVGHAVGRSMRFSLVSVVVVVLLGELALYGVDPNFNLTV; encoded by the coding sequence ATGTCGACGACCGTGGTGCTGCGGGCCCGCTTCCCCCGGGCAGCGGCCAGCCTCGATCGGTATGGTGGCAGCGCATTCCGAGGGCTCGTGGAAGTCGGCAACCTGGCACGGTTTACCAGAATCAGCGTCGGCCATGTGGTCTGGGCGCTGCGCCGCTATCGCAAGGAGACACTGCGGCTGATCGCCGAAATCGGCATGGGCACTGGCGCAATGGCTGTGGTGGGAGGCACAGTCGCGATTATCGGTTTGGTGACGCTCTCGGGTGGCTCACTGATCGCGATCCAGGGCTTTGCGTCGCTGGGCAATATCGGTGTTGAGGCGTTTACGGGATTTTTTGCCGCACTTGCTAATACACGCGTCGCAGCCCCAATCGTCGCCGGTGTCGCGCTGGCGGCCACAGTTGGCGCCGGCGCCACCGCTCAGCTAGGTGCCATGCGCATCAGCGAGGAGATCGATGCCCTGGAGGTTATGGGTATCAAGTCGGTTGCATTCCTGGTGTCCACCAGGATCTTGGGCGGCTTGGTGGTGATCGTCCCGCTATACGCGCTGGCGCTCGACATGGCATTCACGTCGGGGCAGGTGGTCACCACAGTGTTCTATGGACAGTCAAATGGTACCTACGAGCACTACTTTCGGACGTTCCTGCGACCAGAGGACGTAGGTTGGTCGGTGGTGCAGGTCGTAGTCATGGCAGTGATCGTGATGATCACCCATTGCTATTACGGTTACACGGCCAGCGGCGGACCGGTAGGCGTCGGTCACGCAGTAGGGCGGTCGATGCGCTTCTCCCTGGTATCTGTGGTGGTCGTTGTTCTGTTGGGTGAGTTGGCGCTCTACGGAGTCGACCCGAACTTCAACCTCACGGTGTAG
- a CDS encoding virulence factor Mce family protein translates to MRILTEFNRSRVGLMGIVVTLLVIGVGQSFTSLPLLTATPTYYAQFSDTGGLSKGDKVQIAGVNVGLVRSLAIQGNKVLIGFSLTGRTIGSQSRAAIRTDTILGRKNMAIEPRGSNPLRPNGVLSLGQTTTPYQIYDAFVDVTKAATGWDVNTVKRSLNVLSETLDQTYPHLSAALGGVKRLSDTIGKRDDQIKELLANASKVARVFGERSEQIDNLFVNANTLLAAFTERSKEMDVLLSNVSAVSTHVSSLIRDNPNLDRVLRQLGAVGDELVKRKKELADVLVLLSRYTASLTEAVASGPYFKAIAVNLLPYQILQPWVDAAFKKRGIDPEEFWRNAGLPAFRFPDPNGTRFPNGAPPPAPTVLEGIPDHPGPAVSPGSPCSYTPPADGLPRPGNPLPCAALDVGPFGGGGFPAPLDVQTSPPKPEGLPRTAGVPIAGQPGQPPPDVPGTPVPLSPNAPPGARAENPQTARPTPPSTSALPLAPAPPAPPGPGPQLPAPFITPDGTGGSSQ, encoded by the coding sequence GTGAGGATACTGACGGAATTCAACCGCAGCCGAGTCGGGCTGATGGGCATTGTGGTCACGCTGCTTGTCATCGGTGTGGGTCAGAGCTTCACCAGCCTTCCGCTGCTGACAGCGACACCCACCTACTACGCGCAATTCAGCGATACGGGCGGTTTGAGCAAGGGCGACAAGGTCCAAATCGCCGGAGTGAACGTCGGCTTGGTGCGCTCACTGGCCATCCAGGGAAATAAGGTGCTGATCGGATTCTCGCTGACCGGCAGGACCATCGGGTCGCAGAGCCGAGCGGCGATTCGCACCGACACAATCCTCGGACGCAAGAATATGGCGATCGAACCCCGCGGCTCAAATCCGTTGCGGCCAAACGGTGTTCTTTCGCTGGGGCAAACGACGACGCCATACCAGATCTACGATGCGTTCGTTGACGTTACCAAGGCGGCAACCGGCTGGGACGTCAACACCGTCAAGCGCTCGCTGAACGTGCTGTCGGAGACGCTCGATCAGACCTATCCACACCTCAGCGCCGCGCTGGGCGGTGTGAAGAGATTGTCCGACACCATCGGTAAGCGCGACGATCAGATCAAGGAATTGCTGGCCAACGCCAGCAAGGTCGCCCGTGTGTTCGGCGAGCGCAGCGAGCAGATCGACAACCTGTTCGTCAACGCGAATACGCTGCTGGCCGCGTTCACAGAGCGTAGCAAAGAAATGGATGTCCTGCTGAGCAACGTATCTGCGGTTTCAACACACGTCTCAAGCCTGATAAGGGACAACCCAAACCTCGACCGGGTACTCCGCCAGTTAGGCGCGGTCGGTGATGAATTGGTCAAACGCAAAAAAGAACTGGCCGACGTGCTGGTACTGCTCAGTCGCTACACGGCGTCGCTGACGGAGGCGGTTGCTTCCGGACCGTACTTCAAGGCCATCGCGGTGAACCTGCTGCCATATCAGATATTGCAACCGTGGGTCGATGCGGCGTTCAAGAAACGTGGTATCGATCCCGAAGAGTTTTGGCGCAACGCCGGACTGCCGGCGTTCCGCTTCCCGGATCCCAATGGCACTCGCTTCCCCAACGGCGCCCCGCCTCCAGCACCAACGGTACTGGAGGGTATCCCTGATCACCCCGGGCCGGCCGTTTCGCCGGGATCGCCGTGCTCCTACACCCCGCCGGCCGACGGCTTGCCGCGGCCTGGAAATCCACTGCCTTGCGCAGCTCTGGATGTCGGGCCGTTCGGTGGTGGTGGTTTCCCGGCGCCGCTCGACGTCCAGACCTCCCCGCCAAAGCCAGAGGGTCTGCCGCGGACAGCCGGTGTCCCGATCGCCGGCCAGCCGGGTCAGCCGCCGCCTGATGTCCCCGGCACACCAGTGCCGCTATCGCCTAACGCGCCACCGGGGGCGCGGGCTGAGAACCCGCAAACCGCTCGCCCCACGCCGCCGTCGACCTCCGCACTGCCGCTAGCGCCTGCGCCACCAGCACCGCCAGGACCCGGACCTCAGCTCCCGGCTCCGTTCATCACCCCGGATGGAACCGGAGGCAGCAGCCAATGA
- a CDS encoding virulence factor Mce family protein, with protein MRATVIKLSLFWLVLLVFTAAIVVVFGHVRFNRTTGYSAVFTDASGLRPGQFVRAAGVEVGKVSQVVLIDRDKRVRVDFEVDRSLPLDQATTASIRYLNLLGDRYLELTRGSSGKRLAPGGTIPVEQTEPALDLDALIGGFRPLFKALDPDKVNRIAQSIISVFQGEGGTISDILDQTASLTSTLADRDRAIGEVINNLNIVLLTTVKHQKEFDRTIHNFQVLITGLRQRADPLATAVAHISNAAGTLADLLTDNRTLLHSSLGYLEGIQQPLIDEMPALDDVLTKLPGAYRLIGRSGGLYGDFFNFYLCDISLKVNGLQPGGPVRTVRLFHQPTGRCTPQ; from the coding sequence ATGAGAGCCACAGTGATCAAACTCAGCCTCTTTTGGCTCGTGCTGCTCGTATTTACTGCGGCCATCGTCGTCGTTTTCGGCCACGTGCGGTTTAACCGCACCACGGGCTACTCCGCAGTGTTCACCGACGCCAGCGGGCTGCGGCCCGGGCAGTTCGTTCGCGCTGCCGGTGTGGAGGTCGGCAAGGTCTCCCAGGTGGTGCTGATCGACCGAGACAAGCGGGTACGGGTCGATTTCGAGGTCGATCGCTCGCTGCCGCTCGATCAGGCGACAACAGCGTCGATCCGCTACCTCAATCTGCTCGGCGACCGCTACCTGGAATTGACACGTGGCAGTAGCGGCAAGCGGCTTGCCCCGGGTGGGACCATCCCGGTCGAACAGACCGAGCCAGCCCTAGATCTCGACGCCCTGATCGGCGGGTTCCGTCCACTTTTCAAGGCACTGGACCCGGACAAGGTCAACCGTATCGCGCAGTCAATCATAAGCGTGTTCCAGGGAGAGGGCGGCACCATCAGCGACATCCTCGACCAGACAGCCTCGCTCACTTCGACTTTGGCTGACCGCGACCGTGCGATAGGTGAGGTGATCAACAACCTAAACATCGTGCTGTTGACCACCGTCAAGCACCAGAAAGAGTTCGACCGAACCATCCACAACTTTCAGGTGCTGATCACCGGACTCAGGCAGAGGGCCGATCCGCTTGCAACTGCCGTGGCGCATATCAGCAACGCCGCCGGAACGCTCGCGGATCTTTTGACCGACAATCGGACTTTGCTGCACAGCAGCCTCGGATACCTCGAGGGCATTCAGCAACCATTGATCGACGAAATGCCAGCGCTCGACGACGTGCTGACAAAGCTGCCCGGCGCCTACCGGCTCATCGGCCGTAGCGGTGGCCTCTACGGTGACTTCTTCAACTTCTACTTGTGCGATATCTCGCTCAAGGTCAACGGATTACAGCCGGGCGGCCCAGTCCGCACGGTCAGGCTCTTCCACCAGCCCACGGGGAGGTGCACGCCGCAGTGA
- a CDS encoding FadR/GntR family transcriptional regulator — translation MPLQPVNRRSVPEEVFEQIAADVLSGEMRPGEALPSERRLAELLGVSRPTVREALKKLSAVGLVEVRQGDGTTVRDFRRHAGLDLLPRLLFRGGELDTSVAHSLLEARLRIGPKAAELAAERHGPELAQVLQDSLSTLEIEDDPTEWQRQALTFWDHVLDGAGSIVFRLMFNAFRGAYEPALPMLSTVMTSEIRRPGDYRKLADAISVGDSAAAKKAAYELIECANEAVMAALDKLESKR, via the coding sequence ATGCCGCTTCAGCCGGTGAATCGCCGATCGGTGCCCGAAGAGGTGTTCGAGCAGATCGCTGCGGATGTGCTCAGCGGGGAGATGCGGCCCGGTGAGGCGCTGCCCAGCGAACGCCGGTTGGCGGAGTTGCTTGGGGTATCGCGCCCTACTGTCCGCGAGGCGCTCAAGAAGCTTTCGGCCGTTGGCCTGGTCGAGGTGCGTCAGGGCGATGGCACCACCGTGCGTGACTTTCGACGGCACGCCGGCTTGGATCTGCTGCCACGATTGCTGTTTCGGGGTGGGGAGCTCGACACTTCGGTTGCGCATAGCCTTCTGGAGGCCAGACTGCGCATAGGGCCGAAGGCCGCAGAGTTAGCCGCCGAACGGCACGGGCCAGAGCTGGCCCAAGTGCTCCAAGACTCATTAAGCACGCTGGAGATCGAAGACGATCCAACCGAGTGGCAACGTCAGGCGCTGACATTCTGGGACCATGTTTTGGACGGCGCTGGCTCGATCGTCTTTCGGCTGATGTTCAACGCATTTCGTGGTGCGTACGAGCCAGCACTGCCGATGCTCTCCACCGTGATGACCTCCGAGATCAGGCGCCCAGGGGACTATCGGAAACTGGCTGATGCGATCAGCGTCGGCGATTCTGCCGCCGCGAAGAAAGCTGCCTACGAGCTAATCGAATGCGCGAATGAAGCAGTGATGGCTGCGCTCGACAAACTGGAAAGCAAACGATGA